In the genome of Methanopyrus kandleri AV19, one region contains:
- the mtrH gene encoding tetrahydromethanopterin S-methyltransferase subunit H, translating to MFYYPGKEQKVCDICGVKVGGQPGEYPTVLAGTIFYAGHKIVKDEDKGIFDEEAAEELIKMEEELADETGNPMMAHIMGESEEAIIRYLDWVADVTDAPIIVDSTEAEVKVAAVKHAQEVGLAERVVYNSINASVEDEEIQAIKESDCNSAIVLAFNPMDASVEGRMKILTEGEEGVSEKGMLEISDECGIENPLIDTAYTPFGSGAGTAYKVTLAVKAKLGLPVGGAPHNVPSAWDWLRDFMKKLKEEGKEEWAELAHESSDWGSNVVAATLCCDYLLFGPIENAPAIWPVVAMVDALIVEANEDVGVEPQVEEHPANIVR from the coding sequence TTGTTCTACTACCCGGGTAAGGAGCAGAAGGTGTGCGACATCTGCGGTGTGAAGGTCGGTGGCCAGCCCGGTGAGTACCCGACCGTGCTAGCCGGTACCATCTTCTATGCCGGACACAAGATCGTGAAGGACGAGGACAAGGGGATCTTCGACGAGGAGGCCGCCGAGGAGCTCATCAAGATGGAGGAGGAACTCGCCGACGAGACCGGTAACCCGATGATGGCCCACATCATGGGTGAGTCAGAAGAGGCCATCATCCGCTACCTCGACTGGGTAGCCGACGTTACCGACGCACCCATCATCGTGGACTCCACCGAAGCCGAGGTCAAGGTCGCGGCGGTAAAGCACGCTCAGGAGGTCGGCCTCGCCGAGCGGGTGGTCTACAACTCGATCAACGCCTCCGTCGAGGACGAGGAGATCCAGGCCATCAAGGAGTCCGACTGCAACTCGGCGATCGTCCTGGCCTTCAACCCGATGGACGCTTCCGTCGAGGGCCGTATGAAAATCCTCACCGAGGGCGAGGAGGGAGTATCCGAGAAGGGCATGCTGGAGATCTCCGACGAGTGTGGCATCGAGAACCCGCTGATCGACACAGCCTACACGCCGTTCGGCTCCGGTGCGGGTACCGCTTACAAGGTGACGCTCGCGGTGAAGGCCAAGCTGGGCCTGCCGGTGGGCGGTGCGCCCCACAACGTGCCGTCCGCTTGGGACTGGCTACGTGACTTCATGAAGAAGCTCAAGGAGGAAGGCAAGGAAGAGTGGGCCGAGCTAGCCCACGAGTCCTCCGACTGGGGCTCCAACGTAGTGGCGGCGACGCTGTGCTGCGACTACCTGCTGTTCGGTCCGATCGAGAACGCGCCGGCGATCTGGCCGGTCGTCGCCATGGTCGACGCGCTGATCGTCGAGGCCAACGAGGACGTCGGCGTCGAGCCGCAGGTGGAGGAGCACCCGGCCAACATCGTCCGCTAA
- the mtrG gene encoding tetrahydromethanopterin S-methyltransferase subunit MtrG encodes MAEEESVPKMVAPEDDIREIHSRLDEIERRLDFVWGEVYQRFGKRIGRDIGILYGLVIGLYLCMLYILLGVAFR; translated from the coding sequence TTGGCGGAAGAGGAGTCCGTTCCCAAGATGGTCGCTCCGGAAGACGACATCCGTGAAATCCACTCACGCTTGGACGAAATCGAGCGTCGCCTGGACTTCGTGTGGGGTGAAGTTTACCAGCGCTTCGGCAAGAGGATCGGTCGAGACATAGGGATCCTTTACGGTCTGGTGATCGGGCTGTACCTGTGTATGCTTTACATCCTGCTGGGAGTAGCGTTCAGGTGA
- the mtrA gene encoding tetrahydromethanopterin S-methyltransferase subunit A, translating into MPEKAEPAEGWPVVEGDYVVGDPEAPVHVVTLGSHIEEDILKAAGEDKVAIAGPCKTENIGIEKVIANVIANPNIRFGVLCGAEVTGHLTGQCFKAMYENGVDPDSGEIIGAEGAIPYLENIPEEAVERYRDQIVELVDLIDVEDVDEIVKAIEECVEKDPGAYEEGPMTISLEEEEEEELAEVAGMPVSAETVTVEYRINDVRVGVKSIGAMQRYMAGYLSGRTMGLLIGIISGMIFLFLPMVVLGGV; encoded by the coding sequence GTGCCCGAGAAAGCCGAACCGGCCGAGGGCTGGCCCGTGGTCGAGGGAGACTACGTCGTAGGTGATCCCGAGGCTCCCGTCCACGTGGTCACGCTCGGATCCCACATCGAGGAGGACATCCTGAAGGCCGCCGGTGAGGACAAGGTAGCCATCGCCGGCCCCTGTAAGACCGAGAACATCGGAATCGAGAAGGTCATAGCCAACGTCATCGCCAACCCGAACATCAGGTTCGGCGTGCTCTGCGGTGCGGAGGTAACCGGTCACCTCACGGGTCAGTGCTTCAAGGCCATGTACGAGAACGGTGTCGATCCGGACTCCGGAGAGATCATCGGGGCGGAGGGCGCCATCCCGTACCTGGAGAACATCCCGGAAGAGGCCGTTGAGCGCTACCGGGACCAGATCGTGGAGCTCGTCGACCTCATCGACGTCGAGGACGTCGACGAGATCGTCAAGGCGATCGAGGAGTGCGTGGAGAAGGACCCCGGAGCGTACGAGGAAGGTCCGATGACCATCTCCCTCGAGGAGGAAGAAGAGGAGGAACTCGCGGAAGTCGCCGGAATGCCGGTGTCCGCGGAGACCGTGACCGTGGAGTACCGCATTAACGACGTGCGAGTCGGAGTTAAGAGCATCGGCGCCATGCAGAGATACATGGCGGGCTACCTCTCAGGACGCACGATGGGATTGCTGATAGGGATCATCTCAGGTATGATCTTCCTGTTCCTGCCAATGGTCGTCCTGGGTGGCGTCTGA